The genomic region TGtcacttttttttcattattttttcccagATTCCCCTGATTGTATTAATGTTTTACTCCATCTAAGGGCTGTGTTCATATCAACCTATTGCCATTCTCATAGGCTACCTTATTTTTGCCTAATTGTGCATTAGTTATCAgatgtgggtttttgtttttaaatatccaaGAGACAGTTTTCTATCATCTTTCCCTTGGTTCTTACATATTGCTGTGAGAGTTCAGgaactaaaacattttaaaataccagcAATGTAATTTGATCAGTGAAACAATTCTGTAATGCCAGGGTACTTACAAATGGTGAGCATCGCTCTTCCCCAGAAGTACTAGTGTCCCACTTTGTAACGAAAGAATGGGGCTGCCATTAGCTCTGGAATGGTGAGGGACAGGGATGCTTCATTCAGGTTGCTACGTGAACATGTGCCTTCTTCAACCTTTTTTCTTCAGCTTAGCCTTTTGTTACACTAAAGAAACCAAGGCACTCAGCACTTACTGTGTATCACATCCTCCTGCTATATTGGACTCTCTGTGAGGGAAGATACTGTATCCTATCCAATTTTTACAGCACATATAGTATCAGCAACTATGAAGTAGGAACTGAATGAAGGCTCCATGATTTACCCTTTATTCTTCACATTTGTTCTTACACCCAGTCTATATTTTTCTTCCCACATTTATAACTCAGTGAAGTTTCCCAAGGGAGAAAACAAGATTTTTGCCCTGACTAAACCACTTATTCTAATTTGCAAGTAGTTTTATTCCTCTTACCATCCTTCCAGGCAGCATCCATGAAGCCAAAGACTGTTCATTGCTCTATCCCTTAGAGTATTAAGCTAATGCAATGTAGATAATAAACATAGTTGGATAAATGCCAAATTAGTTGTTTTTTCTACACATAGTCATTAGtcaatgaaggaaataaagataaagtTGCCCCTGATATTAAGGTCCACTTTATTGCCCATAAATTAAGCTTTTTCGGGCCATCATGAATATTGATTGGTCCAGAGATCCTTCCAGCATGAAGAAGCAGAGAGGTGACATAGTtctcacaaataaagaaaaaacacattcaTAAAGTGTAATTGATAAAAATACTGGGGAATGTGGACTGTGTTACAGTTTAAAAGGGAATGGTGATCATAGTAACATAACTTGAAGGTTagggaataaattttttttttcagttggcaAAAATATGTGATTGCTTGGCTAAAAGAGCATATCCTTATTATCagcatcattttttaattttattgaggttttttttaagattttatttgtcagagagagagcgcacaagcaggggggagaagcaggcagagggagaagcaggctccccggtgagcaaggaacctgatgcgggactcaatccctgggatcatgacctgagcccgaggcagacgcttcactcactgagccacccaggcatcccttattgAGTTTTCAATACCGGGAACTGTGCGAAGTTATTTACATACATGATCTCTATAATTCTCATGTATATCCTATGAGGAAAACATTTTCaccatcattttaaagataaggaaactggaatttaaagaggttaagtaactttccccaAGGTCATAGTAGTTGGCCAAACTAGAGTTGAACCTCCTTTATCCCTAAAGATACTTTTGATGAgggattcaatttttttaatgtataggtAATGCTGAATAatcctttggctttttttttttttttaataatcctgtTTCTTAAATGTGAAACAGAAGTATTATCTGGATCATAGTTGGCAATATCTTTTTTTCAGTATAGTTGAGGGCTTTATGTATTAGAATATAAACACTCAATATACTTTGATATGTAAATCCAAGCATTTTATACTTTCTGCTGTCTAAAGTCATTTGGCCTGTTTGTGGAGAGAAAGGGGATGAAGGGAGTTAGAGAAAAGGACATTACCCCTAGGATTGGAAAGGAAACACTTTACTTACCCCTAAGGAGTAGAGATAAGGTGAACATGAATTTTGAAACTATCCATCACTGCTCTGAGGAGGCTTACCTAAATTTTCTGTACAAAGTCTTACAGTCCTATTTTAATGGGGGCTTTTCCTGGTTCAGCATTCATAGATTTGATagtcaaaaagaaaacaggactTACACATGGAGACGTAAAGGGGTGGGAATGGAAAGTTTAGGAATATAggaacaaaaggagagagagaggaaactgcCAGAAACTGAACCTGGAAAGTAGTCTGAAGAGTAGACTTGGAAGGTTTCAGGCAAGAGAACCAAGAAAGGAACCCCTGCAATAACTAGGGTTTCCAGTAGGGTTCAATTGGTTCACATCGGTTGGGTTGGATTACCATGAATATGGGAACTTCTTGCAATTTTAATAAGAATTCTTCAATAGCCGATTGCCGGGCAAGATTACCACCAGACCAAGTCATGAGTCTTTACAAATGAAGTCCACTTCTCCCCCCTCCAATCTCAGCAATGCTCTGGGGACCATCAAAAGACCAAGGACATTACTGAGTGCCTATAACAAATGATAAGAAGAAACTATTGAATTCTTAGTAGCTTAATTGCCGTACATCTGAGGGCACCCCTGCCAGTTCCTAGCCTAATTAGGGATCTGCTTTAGAAAGTTTTGCCCATCTTTATGGCTTTCAAATACCAAGTATGTGGATTTATTCACAGTAAGGTAGTGGAGGGCATcaatgaataaagagaaatgaagtttGTTCATACATTGAATGAAGTAGATTGGGTATACCTTTTCATATGAACCAAATTGAGAAAAGATAATTGTCACAACCAAAAGGTAAAAAGCACTAATGAAATAACTGTGCCTGAAATGTCTTCACTCTGAAATCATAGGCACAGTAAGAGAAGTGAGGccaacagataaacaaaaatggggggggggtgcctgcgtggctcagtcgttaagtgtctgccttgggctcaggtcatgatcccagggtcctgggattgagccccgcatcggggctctgcaggaagcctgcttctccctcccactccccctgcttgtgtttcctctcttgctgtctctctctgtcaaataaaatctttaaaaaaaaaaaaaggtttaatttttaaaaaaggagcttTCTTTCAAGAAACTAGTTTTTaattgataaaaagaaaacttttgaaaatatctCAAGTCAAAGTCAGGTTAGATCTGtatgaaagggaaaagaagttatttttaaaactaaactcatttaggggcgcctgggtggctcagtcgttaagcgtctgccttcggctcaggtcatgattcccgggtcctgggatcaagccccgcatcgcggcttcctgctctgcaggaagtctgcttctccctctcccactccccctgcttgtgttccctctctcactgtctctctctctctctgtcaaataaaattaaattaaattaaaataaaataaaataaaaaactaaactCATTTAAACATGGGGCTAAGGAATAGAGGTACCATGGTGTTCCTTTGTCTTCTGAAGCTGTATGTATGTTGGTGTTTCCCCACTGCTAAAATTGAAAATAGTCCATCTGtcacctgtgattttttttatatatatataaccctcTTCAATAACTTTTTTCCTGCATTGATCAAACCAATCATctgatcaattttttaaatgaagatttattCTGAGAGTAATTCTtgatcaatctttttttaaagattctattgatatatttgtgagagagagcagaagcagggggagtaacaGACaatggggagaagaagaagcaggctccctgctgagcaaggagcccgatgcgggggtggatcccagcaccctgggatcatgacctgagccgaaggcagacgcttaatgcctgagccacccaggcatccctcaaaatACCATTTTACTAGGGAGAAAGCAATACACCAGTAGCCACTGCCCAATCTGTAACCCAGGCCTCATTTTTAATGGTCATTTTGTGTGCTTTTTATCAGGAATAGGCCCCTGCTTCTTAGAGCTTCATCTCTCCAACATCAGTACATGAGAAGTGAGGTCTTAATCCTAATGAGAACATTTACTGCTAAATCCCGCTCATAAGAAGCAAGGGCTGTGCATGgttgtttaaatcttttttttatcttggtCAATAAAGAAAAGTTTGCTGATACTAACGTGTAAatctaaaaactaaaactaaatatGCTTACTTCTACTAAGTACAAAGTGATCTTAACTTCCTTACGAAAAAGGATGTGTTCTAAACCAAATTATCCTCAGTATCTGAATCTAAATAATAGCTAGTATGATTAGAATTCCACCTTTCCAAAATTAAGATAATCCCATTGACAATCATTAGgaaatttcttttaattgatatataattgacatacagcacaGTATAAGCTTAAACCGCACACCGTAATACCGCAAAATGACTACCACGAGAAGTTCGGTTAACATCCACCATCttatatagatacaaaaaaaagaaaaaggattttgggggagcctgggtggctcagttggttgggcgactgccttcggctcgggtcatgatcctggagtcccgggatcgagtcccgcatcgggctccctgctcggcagggagtctgcttctccctctgaccctcccccctctcatgtgctctctctctctctctcaaataaataaataaaatctttaaaaaaaaaaaaaaaggattttgttccttgcgatgagaacttttaggatccattctcttagcaactttcaggtTTACCGACAGCAGGTGTTAATCACAGTcgtcatgttgtacattacatccctatatgtatttttcttataactggcagtttgtatcttttgatcaCCTTCATCCAGTTcacccacacccccccacccaggaAATTTCTTATATAGGGTCCAACATAATgagtgaagttaaaaaaaaaaatgtaaatctttttGTGCATGGGTATGTACATGTaccctcctcctcatcatcagaACACCCCATAGCACAGTTCCCTGGAGGAAGAGTACACTTTACAAAGCCCTTACGGTTTTTATATTCCCACCATTAGACTTGACCTACTGCTCCATCAAAATTAACTTATAACCCAcatatttttcaacatttattatctagtttgtttttgtttttttttagcttctacatttgaaaaattatggCAATTTAAAACCCTACAACGATTTCTTCATTATCAATagtttaatatgtttaaaattttaatttctataaattacTAGATAACAAACTTTTATTCGGAGTTGCAATATCATTAACAAGCACAATTTTGCCAAGGGCTGGCCTTAAGATTATGTACATTTTCAGCTACTTtgatttcatttcaattattttattataaacatcaacccggcactatatatatatatatatatatatacacacacacacacacacacacacacaaacatgttaAAATTTACACAAATACACAATATTCTCCTGTAAACTTTTTGTTCTTATCCCTGGTGAGTTGGTTGTGTTTGTCCTCTCTGACAAGGGACACCAGCCTTCGTATAATCCTTACATGcagacacacaccccacacaAACTCCGATTTTGATCCTTGTAAAGTACACATAAAAGTATTCTTATACAATTAGGGATAATTATTCAGTGTCTTTTTATAAACTAagttgatttttctcttattcaaCAAAGGTAGTTGTCTATTCTAGCTTGGATTCATactgagagtctgtttctttgttttaaaagttatgtCTGTTGTTACGGGATGATGATGCACTTCCAGcatttttattccttaatttatttttaacttaatattgtACAAATATTCCACCTACTTCAACTTGGAAGGGATTTTCATTTCTAAGTAATCCTTTTCTCACATAGGAACgtaataaatatttgctagcatatataaaattaatacatgctGCATTACATATTTTACATTCATATTGTCTCAAATATATTCTTGTTACTAGCAAGTGTTATAATGAATGACGCTTGCTTTTTACATTTATAGGTCATTCGGGGGAAAGTCTGTGATGTTTAATAGTATCTAAAAGAAGCCAGTGAGAAAACCAAAGGTTAAAATGGATCTTCAATGTCTCTTCATTAATTTAAATCTCTTGGGATCTAGGAAATTCTGGAAGAGTCTATGAAGCTAAAGATTTCACCATTTTCAAGTGGTGATTAAGATGCCACAGTAGTCCTAAAGCAGTTTTTCTCAACTTGCTGTTTCCCAAAATCAGACTAAATGAGTGGCCTGGAGGAAAAAGAGTCGATAATAACATGACAACCAAATTGACCTGACAATTCTGCAGTAAAAGGAAAATCCAACCTGTTAATAGGATGGAAGAAAAATGAACCgtggagaggagaaggaaagacatCACCATTTTCATGGCCTTTTTATGGGCCTCTCTGCTGAAGTCCCTAGAGCCAGTGTTCAGTTGCACATTCCTGGTATGTCTCctcagggaaagaaataaaaggagcaGTGAGGTCAGGGACAGAAGAAAGGGGATTAAGTAgatgaaactgaaaacaatcaAGCTGTTAAGATACAGAGTTTTACTTACATCTAGGGACCAAGTTGAGTTTCTTTCATATCTTTGATAGACATTAACCCAGAAATTTGTAAATGTATCTAATAATTCAAAGTTGCAAGACAGTAAGAATAAAGACCCCAGTGGAAGCACAAGTAGCACTCTGTTAATTCTCCACCTCAGCCAGATGAAACAGGGGTGGGAGAAATTGGCTAttttaaagaagtagaaaacaCTGAGGTGACAAACCAGGTAGCTAGGTGATTGCTCAGTGTCCAAAGAATGCTAACGAATCTTGCTAGTTTATCAACGGCATAAAGATGTGGCCAGAACACCGTTAAAAATGAATCGAATAGTGTTATGCAAAGAAGAACAATTCTGGAGATAGCCAGGCTGGTGAGAATGCAGTTAGCTGATGAGAGCTTTTGACTCTTGACCCAGTCAATGCAGTTAACCAGTACAGTGAAGCTGTTCCCCAACATTCCAGCTATGAATTCTCCTGTTGCTAtcagaaaagcatttttaattccAGATGGCATTTCTGTAGAAAGAATCCAGAAAGTTAGTCCTATGTCTCACTGATTTTACGGCTGTCAAAATGTTGTGGAATAAAATCCAGTCTGATACTTTTCACTGAAAAAATGCTCAGATActgtctcatttattttcctgaaaaatcCTTCTCTTTTATTCCAGCTGAGGCTCTGAAGTATACACAAGGAGAGCCAGTCTTAcagatttaaatgaaaaactttaaCATAACTTCCAATCAGCGACTGATTTCCAAATTAAACAGTAAATGTTCCTACTCATCATTGGCATTGACAGCAGTTTTCCACTTGTGAGAACATCCGGAAGAATAAAGTCCAATAGGCAAACGTGCAAATATGAGACAGATTTCTTTACACTGATTTGCACTTTCCTTTTCACCCAAAAATACCATTTGGATCCAGGTGTCTTAATTGTAATAGACAATTCtgtctaaaaataaatctctctaaTACAGGCATTATTCATTAATTCCATTCAATAAAATCCATAATAGTTCAGATACTATTGTAGATGAAATTAGTGAATAAAGAGAAGCAACATTAAGGAGCTCACAGAGTATTAGAGAAAGCAACATTAGGTAAACTATGACTATTGAATGTGACAAAAGTTTGACCACAATGCAACTGCAACTCAGAGGAGTGTGTTACAAACTGTCAATAGTTCATTCTGGTTTTATAAGGAGAGTGACAACTGGCTTGGATCTTGAAGCTTCTTAGGATTTCTTGAAGAAATAGATACGAAGGGAAATCATTTTCCAGAATGATATAAAAGCATATGCCAAGGCACCAAAATCAAACCTATTTGAGCTATTACTCTGATTTTTTGAGCTTTGTTCTCAGTAAGTTACTGCCTATTTGATTCTGAATAAGCTCTTGTCAGCTGAGAgggaaaaaatagtaagaaaaaaatatagtagGAAAAAAACCCGGAGGggtaggggagtgggagggaggttCTCCTTTTCAATAATTCTGCTTCTAGTTAAAGCCTTCGTCTCATCAAAAATTGTTACAGtaaaatatagtttgtttttttgtctccACAAACAGGTAACTTTAATACAATGATCTTTCAACCTTGACTGTAAGGTTATCTCTCTTATCCAGAGAACTTgaggtatatgtatgtgtgtgtgtgtgtatatatatacatacacattattaattattattaattattaatatattaatatatgttgaTGCCTGTGAGCCAACCCCAGGGATTCTGACTTAATTGGTCTGGGATATATTGTTGGCACTCATTGAGAACTCCTTGATCTATGTCTTAAATTACCTTCTAAACCCAGGCAAAAATCTTTGTACCCACAAGCTGCAAATCTATGAATATTCTCCAGGAATAAGACAGGAATTTTGCCTACTTGCACTCTGACAATGCATTCCCCATTCAGCCAGTTTTGACTCTGCTTAACAAATTACCTGTTTTGTGTTGGTCTCAGGCTATCAATAGCGATGCTCTAGATTACCAATGCCTGAGGCACTCACCCGGGCCCCACTACTTGTGTGGGCCCCCACAGACTTTTCCCCACCGGAGCTGAGGTGTGGCTGTGTTAGAGTGGGCAGTTAGTTAGGCTTTAACAGGATGCCTGGAGGCCAGCAAGGGGTGAGTCAAGGCCCATTATCAGGAAAGTTAGCAACCTGTCGTGGCAGAATTCTGCAAACAAAGCCACAAGAAGCCAGATCaaaccagacaggcccaagaCCCAGAAGGCCAGAGACCCTCATAAATATGGGAGAAAAGGTGCAAAACCCTGCTCCCCCCCAAAAATCCCCtccccaaataataaatattgcaCCCCTTAGTTAATACTGTCAAAGAAAGATAGAGACCCAAACCCCAGGCACAGCTCTCCCTTGAGGCGGCCCACTCTCTATTTCGAGAGTGTACTGTCTCTCTTTAATAAACTCTTGCACCACTCTACCCTGTCTGGTCGGTCCTTAAATTCTTTACTTGTGATGAAACTGAGAGCCTCCGGCAACATCCCAGTAACGGCTGAGCAGATGGTCTTCACCAGGCAGCAGTTGGATTGACCTTCTTGGTTTTTATTATGATTCACCTCAGCAACAACCATCAGGGAACTTtgaaaaaactttgaaaaaaaggtttaggggcgcctggtggctcagtcggttaagggtctgcttttggctcaggttatgatgcTGCaaccctgggatccagccaggcATACGGATCCCTGCtcaggtggggagtctgcttctctctctccctctgcacttcccctccccacctcccggcgtatgctctctctctctctctctcaaataagtaaaatatttttttaaaaagaaataggaaaaaacgAGGTTTATTATTCACAAGTCCTGGAGGATACATGGAGCaagcccaaggccacacagggaagtcatggggagcctgggggagcATAGACCTggtgttctgtttttatttacattgGGAGTGTACGCCTAGGATTTTACAAGCTCATACTTtactggtgaattttttttttaagattttatttatttattgagagcgagcaagagcaTGTGCGCgtatgagtggggggagtggcagagagagagaggcaaagggagaagcaggctccccaccgagcagggagcccgatgaggggctcgatcccaggaccctaggatcatgacctgagccaaaggcagaccttaactgactgagccacccaggcgctcctttaCTGGCGAATTTAAAACATAACATTGTTAATTAGGACTTGAGAAGGGAAAAGTGGGGTCATGCAAGCAGTCAGTTATCTAGGTTACTCAGGGCTTTCTGAAAAGGGGAACTTCATGGGTGGGAGTGGCCTGGCTTCTTAACCAGGTGTTTTACTGGAAGCGGTGTCAAGAAGCTGGCAATATGTTTGTTCAAGATGGATGTCTTTGAAATGGATTATCTTGGCAATCAAAAACTTTACGTCAGGCACGTACACTCCATAACCTTAGCTACCAAGGACCTCGGTGATGACATTAAGGTCCATAAGAGAAGGGACTATTTTGTTGTCGGCTGATCTATTTCCAGTTCCTAGAACAGGGCGGGCCTGGCAAATAGTGGGCCCTCGATAACTATTTGTTAAATCAGTGAATGCTAACTTAGGTGTTAATCCTCTTGGGagcaaagaaaaagggaaaatgagtaAGACTTGACTGTGAAACTAGtataagaacaagaaaagaaagcaactCTTTAAAACTAGGGAAAATGTCATGACATAATGTATGAACTCATGCCCGATTTCTGTTACTGACCCTGAAATAACCAATACTGCTCTCCAGCCGTCCTGGCTCAAACCAGAAGTCATACAGAGTCATAAAtccttgaaggaggtgagggccTTTGTACGTCTCTTCACGAAAGAGACGACTGCCCGCGGAGGGAGCTGGAGATGGATAGAAAAATCTGTATTTGGTGCCGGGAAGCCAAGAAGATCACTGAGGTTTACAGAAATGCTCTGACATGGTGTAGAAGGCTACCTGACAGTAGGGCTTCGTTGGTAGACATGGTTCAGCAGGGACAAAACCCACATAGCAACAAGTCAGCCAACAGATGCTTGGTCATTACAGAATACTTGAGTTCATAGTTACACTGAAGAAGAAACTCAATCTAAAGGACATAATAACAAGTATAAAAATCACAAGGGCTATAGGCTATGAGTTGAATTCAAAGTCCAggctcacattttttaaaaacctgcataACTACAAATCCATCTCCGCTCCTGGGTTGAACTGCCTTTATACTCTTCATTCTTAAAATGGTTGCGTTATACCCGGTAAAGAAAAAGTCTtattgtatgtataaatataagtaatattATTCCAACGTGCTTGGGTAGATAACAATTAATCAAATTTATGTATATGCTACAGGGACAGCCCAAAATAACTCATCTAAACTTCCGATGATGACTATAATTTAAATcagaaaatctataaatattgattttaaaattagcaGTTGAGAGAGTGACATTTCTTCTAAGGAATGGTGAGAGAATACATTCAGAAATCTACTTTGCCCAAATTCAAATGGGAGTACTACGC from Halichoerus grypus chromosome 6, mHalGry1.hap1.1, whole genome shotgun sequence harbors:
- the LOC118525469 gene encoding LOW QUALITY PROTEIN: taste receptor type 2 member 42-like (The sequence of the model RefSeq protein was modified relative to this genomic sequence to represent the inferred CDS: inserted 1 base in 1 codon), whose product is MPSGIKNAFLIATGEFIAGMLGNSFTVLVNCIDWVKSQKLSSANCILTSLAISRIVLLCITLFDSFLTVFWPHLYAVDKLARFVSILWTLSNHLATWFVTXSVFYFFKIANFSHPCFIWLRWRINRVLLVLPLGSLFLLSCNFELLDTFTNFWVNVYQRYERNSTWSLDVSKTLYLNSLIVFSFIYLIPFLLSLTSLLLLFLSLRRHTRNVQLNTGSRDFSREAHKKAMKMVMSFLLLSTVHFSSILLTGWIFLLLQNCQVNLVVMLLSTLFPPGHSFSLILGNSKLRKTALGLLWHLNHHLKMVKSLAS